The sequence GCGACCGGACCTGCGCTTGACCCTCATCGAGCCGCTGCTGCGCCGGAGCGAGTTTTTGCGCGAGGTGATCGAGGAGTTGGCGGTCGAGGTGACGGTGGTTCGGGGCAGGGCCGAGGAGCCAGCCGTTCGCCGCCAGGTCGGCAAGCAGGACGCCGTGGTCTCGCGCGCGGTGGCATCGCTGGACAAGCTGACGAAGTGGAGCATGCCGCTGCTGCGTGTGGACGGGCTGATGTTGGCGGTCAAGGGGGAGCGGGCCGAGGAGGAGGTCCGAGAACACCGGCGTGTGATGACCACGCTCGGGGCGGCCGATGTAAGGGTGATGAAATGTGGCGCGGATTTCTTGGATCCACCCGCGACCGTCGTCGTGGCACGGCGTCGCGCTCCGGATCCACAGCCACCACAGCGCTCAACGACGGGCAGGAGAAGACCATGACCGCGGTTCCTGAGCGCGGCGGCCCCGCGCCGGGCGGCGCCGACGCCGGCGGGGGCACCGGACATGTTTCACGTGAAACCTGGGATCCGTCCGCACCGCCCGCCGAGGACTGGAAGGACTCGACCGCGGTGGACACCCCGATCGGCGCCGAGGCCGAGCGCGCCGTGCGGTTGTTGCATGCGGCGGCCAAAGGGGGCCTGCCCCGTCCGGCGCGGCAGCGCGTCTTCACGATCGCCAACCAGAAGGGCGGGGTGGGCAAGACGACCACCGCCGTCAACCTCGCCGCGGCGCTGGCGCTGCAGGGGCTGAACACGTTGGTCATCGACCTCGACCCGCAGGGCAATGCCAGCACCGCGCTGGGCATCGAACACCGCCCGGGCACGCCGTCCTCATACGAGGTACTGATCGGCGAGATCCCACTGCAGGAGGCGCTGCAGCGCAGCCCGCACAGTGAGCGGTTGTACTGCGTCCCGGCGACCATCGACCTCGCCGGCGCGGAGATCGAACTCGTCAGCATGGTCGCCCGGGAAGGCCGGCTGCGTACCGCACTGGCCGGGCTCAAGGACTACAACTTCGACTACGTCTTCATCGACTGCCCGCCCTCGCTGGGACTGCTGACCATCAACGCGCTGGTCGCCGCACCGGAGGTGCTGATCCCCATCCAGTGCGAGTACTACGCCCTGGAAGGGGTGGGGCAGCTGCTGCGCAACATCGAGATGGTCAAGGCGCACCTCAACCCGCAACTGGAGGTGACTACCGTGGTGCTGACGATGTATGACGGGCGCACCAAACTCGCCGATCAAGTCGCTGCCGATGTTCGGTCACACTTCGGCGATAAGGTATTGCGGACCGTCATCCCGCGCAGCGTCAAGGTCTCCGAGGCGCCCGGCTACGGCATGACGATCCTGGATTACGACCCGGGCTCGCGGGGGGCGATGAGCTATCTGGACGCCAGCCGCGAGATCGCCGAGCGCGGCCAGCCCGGGCAGGACCGGTAGGCGGGTGCCCGCAGGGGACCACACCCGGAGAACAGGGGAGAGAGTGCAATGACCCAGTCGCCATCACGCAAGCGCAGCGGCCTCGGTCGCGGGCTGGCCTCGCTCATCCCCACCGGGCCCGGTGACGGCGACGGCTCGTCGTACGGGCCTCGAATGGGCGACGCCGCCGCCGACGTGGTCATCGGCGGATCGGCGGACGGCAACGGCGCTTCCGCCGCGACCGATGTCGGCGCGGTCTACCGCGAGATCGACCCCGGCGCCATCGAGCCCAACCCGCGCCAGCCCCGTCAGGTCTTCGACGAGGAAGCGCTCTCCGAACTCGTCCACTCAATCCGCGAGTTCGGCCTCATGCAGCCGATCGTCGTGCGTACCCTGCCCGTCGCGCCCGGCGAGAGGCAGCGTTATCAACTCGTGATGGGGGAGCGCCGCTGGCGGGCCGTCCAGCAGGCCGGGCTCGACACCATCCCGGCGATCGTGCGCGAGACCGCCGACGACGGCATGCTGCGCGACGCCCTGCTGGAGAACATCCACCGGGTGCAGCTGAACCCGCTGGAGGAGGCGGCCGCCTATCAGCAGCTGCTCGACGAGTTCGGGGTCACCCACGATGAACTGGCCGCGCGCATCGGACGGTCGCGGCCCTTGATCACCAACATGATCCGGCTGCTGCGGCTGCCGATCGCGGTACAGCGGCGGGTCGCCGCCGGTGTGCTGTCGGCCGGCCACGCCCGCGCGCTGCTCTCCCTCGAGGGCGGCCCGGAGAAGCAGGAGGAGCTCGCCGCGCGCATCGTGGCCGAGGGGTTGTCCGTGCGCGCCACCGAGGAAGCGGTCACGCTGGCCAACCGCGCCGAAGGCGCCGCACCGTCGCCCCAGCGGCGCAAGCCCATCCACATGCCCGGCCTTCAAGATGTTGCTGAACGCCTCTCCACGGCGTTCGACACCCGGGTCACGGTCAGCCTGGGCAAACGCAAGGGCAAGATCGTGGTCGAGTTCGGGTCGGTCGACGATCTGCAACGCATCGTCGAGTTGATGACCGCCGCAGAGCGCTGACCAGCCACCCGCGGTAATTACGTCACTGTGACGCTGACCCCGGATACCGGCCCGCATGAAGCCCGGTGGGTAGCCAATCCCGCTGTGGCTCAACCGATTTCGTGCCTACGCCGGTCATCGGCACGGTGTGCTGAGGAAACGGAACCGCCGCCGCCGGAGCCTTCTATCCTGGAAGGGCAGCAGTACCTCTCGGCACCGCATGGAACCCGGGGAGTTTAGTGTCAGCACGAATCGCGCCGCTTCGGCTCGACGCCTTCGAGCAGCTACCCAAGCACGCCCGTCGCTGCGTGTACTGGGAGGTCGATCCGTCGACTCTCGAGACGGGTGCTGACGCCGTCCCCGCCAAAAGCGCCCACTTGTCGGACCCCGAATTCGAGAAGGAAGCCTGGCTGTCGATGGTCATGCTGCAATGGGGGCCGTGCGGGCAGATCGCGGTGCAGTGCCCCGACGGAGCCGAGGACGAACCGGTTATCCTGCGCGGTGACGAGCAGTGCCTGGGCTATGCGTTTTACGCTCCGCCGACCGCGGTGCCCCGCGCCCGTCGTTTCCCGACCGGACCGGTCAGCGCCGACGCGGTGCTCTTGACGTCGCTGGGGGTTGAGCCGTGCGACGACGCCGACACCTTGCCGCGCAGCCTGATCGCCGCGGTCGTCGGCGACCTGGTGCGCCGCGGCGCGCGCGCGTTGGAGGCGTTCGGTCACACCGCCGCCGTCAGTGAACTCGCTGACTCCGACGCGGTGACACCGTCGTTGCGCGCGGTGATGGACGTGCTCGGCGATTGTTCGGTGGACCAGTGCGTGATGTCCGTGGACATGTTGCAGGACGCGGGCTTCGTCGTCGTCGCTGCGCACCCGTACTTCCCGCGGCTGCGGCTCGAACTCGAACAGGGCCTCGGCTGGAAGGCCGACGTGGAGGCGGCGCTGGAACGGCTGCTGGAGAACGCGGCGCTGCAACAACCCGTCGGCGCGGGCGCCCGCTGGTCTGAGTAGGCCCGGGTCAGGACCGGCCGACCCGGCCGGCCTTTTCGACGGACAATTCGTGTGCCAGCAGCTCGGCGAACGTGAATGTCCCTGTGGGACGGTCGTTTTTACCGAGCAGGTAGAGCCGTTTGACCGCGGCGAGAATACCCTCGGCGATGGAGTCACGGGTCTGGGTGGACACCAGCATGTCGCGGTCACGGGGGTTGGTGACATAGCCGACGTCGACCTGCACGGTGGGCATCCTGGTCAACCGCAGCAGATCCCATGTTCGGCCGTGCGTGCGGCAGTCCCGTAAACCGGTGCGCGCCACCACTTCTCGCTGAATGAAGTCGGCCAGGTTGCGGCCGATCGTGGACACCGAGCCGTGCGAGTTGCCGAAGTGGAACGAGGCGACCCCGTTCGCCGCGGGCGTGGGTTGGGTGGCGCAGCGCAGGCTGATCATCAGGTCGGCGCCTACGGTGTTGGCGGTGGCGGCCCGTTCGGCGTCGGAGGGCGACGCGTTGGGCGGACGCGACAGAAAGGTCTCCATCCCGATCGCGGTCATCCGGCCCTCCAGCCGACTGGCCAAGTCCCACAGGATGTCTGCTTCGCTGATCGGTCCGTTCGGGCCGTCGATGATCAGCCCGTGGTCGGCGCCGCCGCGGCCCGGGTCGATGATGATGCGCTTACCCGACAGCCGCGGCCCGGACTGGCGCACCAGCTCCTCCTCGCGGATCGCGTGCGGCGAGCCGCCGGTGACGCGAGAACCCAGAAAGTACAAGGACCGCAACGTTTCCGGGCCGCAAATCCCGTCCGGGTACAGCCCGTACTCACGCTGATACGACATCAGTGCGTTGTGCGTACTCAACCCGAAATAGCCGTCGACCAGGCCGGTGTAGAAACCCAGATCCTGCAACCGGGCCTGCAGCGTGGCCACGTCGTCGCCGTACATCGGGGCGCCGAACTGGTGGTTGAGCGTGCGGGCGCCGAGCCGGTACGAAGCTTCTTTGAGCGCACGGTAAGTGGCTTCTCCGACGATGCCGTCGACCAACAGCCCCCGGTGCTGCTGAAAGGCGCGGACCGCATGATCCAGGTCGTCGTCGAACATGTCGGCCGCGACGTGCTTGCCGGTGGTGATCTCGTCGTCGGGGTTTTCGATCATGCCCAACGCAGCCAGCGCAGCCCGTATCTCGGCGACCGCGGCTTCGCGGTCACCGCGACGCAGACTCGACATGGGCGACCTTTCGATCACGGGTGTCAGCGGTTGCTCGCGCGCTGACCAGGCATCAGTGACTTAGCCAGCATTGTCTCAGACACCCGCGTGATTCGAGAAAACGCCAGGCGGGTGTTCGGCCGTCGGGTTGCGGCGTTACACCACGTCGTCGAGTTCGCGCAGCAGCGCGGCCTTGCCTTTTGCTCCGACGATGCGCTTGACCGGTTCGCCGTCCTTGAACAGGATCAGCGTCGGGATCGACACGACCTGAAAGTCGCGGGCGGTTGCCGGGTTGGCGTCGACGTCGATCTTGGCGACGGTGAGCTGGCCGGCCTTCTCGGCGGCGATCTCCTCGAGTACCGGGGCGACCATCTTGCACGGGCCGCACCACGTCGCCCAGAAGTCGACGAGCACCGGGGTGCTGCTTGACAACACGTCCTCGGAGAACGAGTCGTCGGTCACGGCGACGGTAGCGGAGGGGGTGGTCTCAGCCATCGGGTGGTACTCCAATCAGGCGGGGGTGGATGTCTCTTCATCGGCTGGGGCAGAACCGATTTCGGCGAGCCAGCGTTCGGCATCGATGGCCGCCGCGCAGCCGCTGCCCGCCGCGGTGATCGCCTGCCGGTAGACGCGGTCGACGAGGTCGCCCGCAGCGAACACGCCCTCGAGCGACGTGTGCGTCGTGCGGCCCTGGGTCAACACGTAGCCGTCCTCGTCGAGGTGGATCTGGCCGCGCACCAGCTCCGAACGCGGGTCGTGCCCGATCGCGACGAACACCCCGGTGACCGCCAGCTTGGACTCCTCGCCGGTGAGCTTGTTGCGCAACCGCACGCCGCTGACCTTGGGGCTGCCCTCGATCTCGACGACTTCGGTGTTCGTCACGAAGGTGATCTTGTCGTTTGCCCTGGCGCGCTCCAGCATGATCCGCGAGGCGCGGAACTCGTCGCGGCGGTGCACGATCGTGACGCTGCGGGCGAACCGGGTGAGGAAGGTGGCCTCCTCCATTGCCGAGTCGCCGCCGCCGACCACGATGATGTCCTCGTCGCGGAAGAAGAAGCCGTCACAGGTGGCGCAGGTGCTCACGCCCATGCCGATCAGTGCTTCCTCCCCGGGCACGCCGAGGTGGCGCGCCGCGGCGCCCATCGCGAGGATCACCGCGCGGGCCCGGTGGGTTTCGTCGCCGACGGTGACCGTCTTGATCGGCCCGTCCAGCGACACCGCCTCCACGTCCTCCATGCGCAGGTCGGCGCCGAAGCGCAGGGCCTGCTCACGCATCTGATCCATGAGTTCCGGACCGGTGATGCCGTCCTTGAAGCCGGGGTAGTTCTCCACCTCGGTGGTGGTCATCAGCGCGCCGCCGAACTGGGTGCCTTCGAACACCAGCGGCGACAGCTGCGCGCGGGCCGCGTAGATGGCGGCGGTGTAGCCGGCCGGGCCGGATCCGATGACGATCACGTCATGCACCGTGGATGTCGAGGTCATGGGCGCCTTTCTGCCGAGGACGGACGGCACGAGTACCAACACCAGCCTAAGCCCAGGTGTTCCCGGGGAATTACGGGCGGTGCAGCGTGGTGCTGGCCAACAACCCGGTGTGAGCCGCGGTGCAGGTGGGTGGCACGACCACCGCGACGACGGCCCGGTCCGTCTCGCCGGGCAGCAACAGCAGCACCCCGGCGCGGCCGCCGACGTCGACCGGGCCCGCGCCCAGCGGCGTGACCGCCGAGTACCCCAGCCCGTCCAGGCAGGAGGCCAGCGGCTTCGGGTCGGCCAACGGCCCGTAGTCGGCGGGTCGGTCCAGCAGGGCCAGGATCTCGGCGTCGGAAAGCGGGATGGGTGGTGTCGACGGCGACACCGTCATGCTGCGCGCGGTCGGGCCGGGGTCGCGGCTGGTGGGGGGCGTGTCGGCCAGCATCGCCACCCCGACGACGACGCCGACCAGCGCCGCGCCGATGCCCACGACGAGGCCGAGCACCTGCAGCCGCCGCAGCCGCGGCCGTCGCACCGAGTGGGCCGGGCCCGCCCCGGCGGCCCGCAGCGCGGCGACAACCCGCGCGGTGACGCTGTCGTGCACCTCGGGCGCCGAGGCCTGGTCGCGGCCGAGCCGGGCGAGCTCGTCGCGCACCCGCGCCGCCGCCGGGTCCCGATCGTCGTGGTCCATCGCCGTCAGTCTCCACCACCGCGGCGGGGATGCGTCGATTCAGCGTGCGCCCGCGCGGCTGTCGAAGCATTCCAGCGCCTCGGCCAGCTTGCTGCGTGCGCGGGCGCAGCGGCTCTTGATCGTGCCCTGCGGGACGCCGAGCATGTCGGCGGTCTCGGCGATCGAGTAACCCTGCATGTCCACCGCAACCACCGCGGCGCGCTGCTCGACGGGCAACCGCATCAAGGCCCGTTCCACGACGATCGCGGTGTCCACCAACGAGGTCGCATCGCCGACCAAGAGTGCGTCGTCGGGCAGCGGGGTGGTGACGTGAGACTTGTTGCGGCGCAGCCGATCCAGGCACGCGTTGACCACGATCCGGTACAGCCAGCTGCTCACCGAGCTGTCGTGGCGAAACGTGTGCGCCCTGCGGTGCGCGGACAGCATCGCGTCCTGCAGCGCGTCGGCCGCGTCGTCGGGGTTGCGGCTGGTCAGCCGCGCGAGCCGGTACAGCTGGCGGCGATGGCGGTAGAACAGCTCCTCGAAGGCGTAGCGGTCACCGGCGACGTGGGCGGCCAGCAGGTCAGCGTCGCTGCGATGGCGCCCGGCCTGCTCCCCGAAGGTCCCCACAGCCGAACACTAAACGGCGCCGGGGGCGGCCCCTGACACATCTTTGCCCGGCTGGGGATAGCCGCGATCAGTCGGCGGCCTTGACCGTGATCTCGGCGATGTCCGAGCGGCTCTTCCCGTTGACTTGGCCCAGCTTGGACACCCAGACCAGCAGGTTCGACGTCGGCGAGGCGGCGTCCACCGTGATGGTGTTGGAGCCCGGCTTGACCGGGGTGGCCGACTTGAGCACCGTGGTGTCCGCCAGCGACGACGGCGTCGGCGTCGACGCCGAGCGGATCTCGACCTCGGTGCCGGTGCTGTTCAATTCGATGGTGACCTCGCCGACGGTGGTGGGCCGCGGCAGCTGCAGCATCAACCCCACACCGTTCTTGAAGTTCGGGAACGGCACCGGATCGGTGTAGGTGTCGATCGGCCACACCGTGCTGTCGTCGCCGTCGATGGCGAGCCGGGCCAGGGCGGGCGCGTCAGCCTCGCCCTCGGGTGAAAAGACCGTTGCGGAAACGGGTTTCACGGTCTCACCGGCCGTCGCGGTGTCGTCGTCCTGGGCTGTTGTCGGTGCGTTGAGGCCCAGCCGGTCACCGCCGAGCCCGCCGCCGACGTCACCGAAGATCCGGCTGAGCACCGAGCCCAACACCACCAGCGCCACCACGATGATGACCGCGCCGACGGCCAACCCGATCATCAGCCCCTTGCGGCGGCGCGCGATGGTCTCCGGATCCTCGTCGGGCCGGATACCGCTTATCGAGGGCGCCGGCGGCTCCGGTTCGTCGGCCGGGGAGATCACCTCGGTGCGGTCGGCGATGGCGGTGGCCTGCTGGAGCAGGTTCAGCAGGGTGGGGGCGCTGCGGATGCCGCCGCCCTCCTGCACGGCCCGCGCGGCGGCGGCCGAGATCTGGAACGGGATGTTGCGGTCGACAGCGCGGGGCTCGACGGGCTCGCCCGCGGGGTCGCGGTCGGCGGGGGCCAGGCCGCTGCGCACCCCGGCCTCGGGCAGCGGCCAGCGGTTGATCAGCAGCGCGTACAGCGCCGCCCCGATTCCGCGGATGTCGTCCTCGGGATCGGCGTCGGGCATCGTCGCGGGGAAGGCCAGCGCCACGTCGCCCTCGATGCTCACCCGTACGCGGCTGGGATGGTCGATCGACAGCGCGACCCCGGAACGGTGAGCGGCCTCGGCGGCCGCTGCCAGCGATTGGATGGCCCTGGCGCCGCCGATCGGCGACGGCGACGTGTCGGCGACCTCGGCCAGCGAGCCGCCCCGGATCCACTCCGCGACCACCAGACCACCCGAACCCGTGTTGACGACGTCGAGCACCCGGGCCACACCGGGCATGTCGAGCCGGCTCAGCCTCGACGTGCGCGACAGGATCTCCTGCACCTGCGCGTCGGGCAGCGTCGCGTCGGGGTCGACGAACGTCAGCGCGACCTGCCGGTCCAGGGCGGTGTCGAGGGCCTGCCAGAACTGCAGGTTGGGTGGGCCGCCGTGAAACACCAGCAGCCGATAGCGGCCACCGGCGATGACCGCGCCGGGCACCAGGTGCACGTCCTCGTCGGAGGTTGCGGCCTCGATGGCGGGCTCGCGCGGCGGGTCGAACGCGATCGGCTCGCGGGTCGGGTCGCCGCCGTAGTCCGACGGCGGCCTGCCGGACACCGGTACCGGCGTGGTGCCGTTGGCGGGCTCGGGGGCAAACTCGGTGGTCTCCTGGCGGGCGGACGCGCCGGGCCCGGCGCCGCCTCTGGCCACGTCGGGCTGGAAGTCCTCCGGACGCTTCTGCGGAATCTGGGTGGTGGCGGTGCTGTCGGGAATGGGCTTGGCGCCGCCTGCGGGTTCGTCGCTCACCGCTGGTCCTTTCGGCATCCCGTCCCCGGCAAGTGCGGCCGGGGGCTCGCGGCGGACCGCTGACCGGCTGGGTCGACGCTCCGACGCGTACGAATTCGTCTGATCAGGGTACGTGAGCGGGCGCGCCGCCCGCGGCCTCTCGGGGGCCGCCGGGGCCGGTGGCGCCGACGCGGCCCGTCCGAGGCGGCGACGCACGACCGCCAGCGCGGCCAGCGCGTCGGGCACCCGGGCCGCCAACAGCACCCCGACGATGATCGGGACCATGATCAGGCCGAGCGCGAGCAACCGCAGCAACGAGCCGGCGCCGCCCCAGTTGCGGGTGAAGCCTTCCAGGCCGAGCAACTGGTCGGCGACGTGCGCGACGAGCCCGGCCAGCAGCGAGGCCGCGATCGTCACCAGGATGCTGCGCACCACCTCCAGGCTGATCAGCCGCCCACCCGGCGGGTCGAGCGCGGCGCGCAGCAGAAAGTAGCCGACGATCGCCCCGGCCAGGAAGCCCAGACCGTTGGCGGTGCCGAGATAACCGGCGACCAGGTCGGGGTCGTTGGTCAGGTGCGGCGCGAGGAGCGAGCCGATGATCTTGACCGTGGTGATGACCACGATCAACACGATCGGTATCCACGGCTGCTGGCGGGCGTAGAACACCCGAAGCTGCAGCAGCACAAGGGCATACGGGATCAACGTGAACGCCGACAGGCTCAGTGCCATGCCGAGGTAGCCGGCGTCGACGTCGCCGAAGTTGCCGTATGCGAACAGCGCGGAGCCGATGGCCGGGCCGCCCACCGTCGTCATCGCGACGATCGGGATGAGCGTCACCATTGTCAGCCGGGTGGCCAGCGACAGGTCGGCCAGCACCGCGGCGTCGTCGTTGGCGGCCGCGTTGCGGCTCAGCCGCGGCATCACCACCGTCAGCACGGTCACGCCGATGATGCCGAACGGCAGCTGCAGTACCAACCAGGTGTAGTTGTAGATGGCGGGCCCGGAAGCCGCTGCGCCCGCGGCGATCCGGTTGCCGACGATCAGGCCGATCTGGCTGATCAGCACATAGAGCAGCATCGCCACGGCCATCGCGCCGAACTGCTTCATCCGGTTGTCGATGCCCCACAGCGGGCGCAGGCTGATCCGTTCGCGGCGGATGGCCACCAGCAGCACCGCGACCTGGGTGACCGTGCCCATCGTCATGCCGAGGCCGAGCACCAGCAGCTTGGCGCTGCCCATCCGAACCGGGTCGAGCGAAAGCTCGCCGGGCACAAGTACATACAGGCCGAGCGTGGCCAACGCCACCAGGTTGTTGCACACCGGCGCCCAGGCGGGCGGTCCGAATACGTTGCGGGTGTTCAGAATTGCCATGAACACCGACGACAGCCCGTAGAACAGCACCTGCGGTAGCAGCAGGTAGGCGAAAGCCGTTGTGAGATCGCGGTTCACCTCGGGGTGGCTGCCCAGCATGAGGTCTACCAACAGCGGTGCGGCCGTAACCGACGCGGCGGTGGTGATCAGCAGCAGGACGGTGGCCAGGGTGACGAGGCGGCGCACGAACGCGGTGCCGCCGTCGGGGTCGTCGCGCTCGGCGCGGGCGAGCACGGGCACGAAGATGGCGGTGAAGGTGGCCTCCAGCACCAGGGCTGCGATCAGGTTGGGCAGCTGGTAGGCCACCGAGAAGGCGCTGGAGAGCGCGGCGCCCAGGGTGGTGGCCAGCAACACGATGCGGGCGAACCCGGTCAACCGACTGACGAGCGTGGCCACCGCCATTCCCCATGAGCGCGACACCACCGCGGCGTCGGTCAGCTCGGGGCGGCCCGCGCCGCGACGGGGTGCGGGCCCGCGCGGCAGCCGGGGTGGGGGTTGTCTGGGCGGCCTGCCCGGCGGGTGCGGGCCTGCGGGCGCATGCCGTGGCCGAGGCGCCCCGATGCCGACTCGCGGCCGTTGCGGGCCTGCGGTGTTCACAGCTCCTCGCTCGCGCGGCTGCGCGCCGTGGCCGGGCGGTCGTCGTCGTAGCTCAGCGCCACCTCGAGCGGATCGGGGCGGTCCAGATCAGCCCGGTCGGGTTGGCCACGGAAGCGGTGCCAAAGCCGGCGCCCGGCCAACAGCACCAGCACGGCGCCGGCCGACAGCGTGATGATGAACAGCACCTGGCCGTAGGCGTTGGAGTGCACCGACAACCGCACCTGCTCGCCGAGGGGCAGCCCGTCGGCGGTGCGCAGCGCGACGTCGACGGCGACGCGCTGGGTGAAGTGCACCTCGATCGGCACCCGGATCGGCAGGTAACCCGGCGGCAGCTCGATGATTCCCATGTCGGTGACCGTCATCCCGGGTGGGGGGTCGATGTCGAGCTGGACGCGGATCGGCACCGGCAGGTCGTTGCGCAGCGCCAGCGGCAGCGGGCTGCGCTCGGTGGCCAGGGTGTAGGAGCCACCGGGGTTGACGATGGTGACCGAGCGGAACATGTCCTCGACCGTGCGCCCGACCGTGGTCAGCCGTTGCTGGGCCAGGCCGTTTCGCGCGGCGGGCGGCACCGACTGGCTCAAGGCGCGCAGCATGTCTTCGCGCAGCGGGGCGGTGTAGGCCATCCCGGTGAGGCCGGTGCGCACATCGGTGGTCAGCGCCGCCGTCAGCCCCCACAGCCGTCCGGTGACCGCGGCGATGCCCGACACCACGGCGTCGCCGAAGCGGGCGTCGGGGTTACCGAGGTCGGCCTCGGGCAGCGCGGCTTGGGGCTGCGGCGGGACCCC comes from Mycolicibacterium pulveris and encodes:
- the sigM gene encoding RNA polymerase sigma factor SigM, which codes for MGTFGEQAGRHRSDADLLAAHVAGDRYAFEELFYRHRRQLYRLARLTSRNPDDAADALQDAMLSAHRRAHTFRHDSSVSSWLYRIVVNACLDRLRRNKSHVTTPLPDDALLVGDATSLVDTAIVVERALMRLPVEQRAAVVAVDMQGYSIAETADMLGVPQGTIKSRCARARSKLAEALECFDSRAGAR
- the trxA gene encoding thioredoxin, which encodes MAETTPSATVAVTDDSFSEDVLSSSTPVLVDFWATWCGPCKMVAPVLEEIAAEKAGQLTVAKIDVDANPATARDFQVVSIPTLILFKDGEPVKRIVGAKGKAALLRELDDVV
- a CDS encoding acetyltransferase, whose product is MSARIAPLRLDAFEQLPKHARRCVYWEVDPSTLETGADAVPAKSAHLSDPEFEKEAWLSMVMLQWGPCGQIAVQCPDGAEDEPVILRGDEQCLGYAFYAPPTAVPRARRFPTGPVSADAVLLTSLGVEPCDDADTLPRSLIAAVVGDLVRRGARALEAFGHTAAVSELADSDAVTPSLRAVMDVLGDCSVDQCVMSVDMLQDAGFVVVAAHPYFPRLRLELEQGLGWKADVEAALERLLENAALQQPVGAGARWSE
- the murJ gene encoding murein biosynthesis integral membrane protein MurJ — encoded protein: MPRGPAPRRGAGRPELTDAAVVSRSWGMAVATLVSRLTGFARIVLLATTLGAALSSAFSVAYQLPNLIAALVLEATFTAIFVPVLARAERDDPDGGTAFVRRLVTLATVLLLITTAASVTAAPLLVDLMLGSHPEVNRDLTTAFAYLLLPQVLFYGLSSVFMAILNTRNVFGPPAWAPVCNNLVALATLGLYVLVPGELSLDPVRMGSAKLLVLGLGMTMGTVTQVAVLLVAIRRERISLRPLWGIDNRMKQFGAMAVAMLLYVLISQIGLIVGNRIAAGAAASGPAIYNYTWLVLQLPFGIIGVTVLTVVMPRLSRNAAANDDAAVLADLSLATRLTMVTLIPIVAMTTVGGPAIGSALFAYGNFGDVDAGYLGMALSLSAFTLIPYALVLLQLRVFYARQQPWIPIVLIVVITTVKIIGSLLAPHLTNDPDLVAGYLGTANGLGFLAGAIVGYFLLRAALDPPGGRLISLEVVRSILVTIAASLLAGLVAHVADQLLGLEGFTRNWGGAGSLLRLLALGLIMVPIIVGVLLAARVPDALAALAVVRRRLGRAASAPPAPAAPERPRAARPLTYPDQTNSYASERRPSRSAVRREPPAALAGDGMPKGPAVSDEPAGGAKPIPDSTATTQIPQKRPEDFQPDVARGGAGPGASARQETTEFAPEPANGTTPVPVSGRPPSDYGGDPTREPIAFDPPREPAIEAATSDEDVHLVPGAVIAGGRYRLLVFHGGPPNLQFWQALDTALDRQVALTFVDPDATLPDAQVQEILSRTSRLSRLDMPGVARVLDVVNTGSGGLVVAEWIRGGSLAEVADTSPSPIGGARAIQSLAAAAEAAHRSGVALSIDHPSRVRVSIEGDVALAFPATMPDADPEDDIRGIGAALYALLINRWPLPEAGVRSGLAPADRDPAGEPVEPRAVDRNIPFQISAAAARAVQEGGGIRSAPTLLNLLQQATAIADRTEVISPADEPEPPAPSISGIRPDEDPETIARRRKGLMIGLAVGAVIIVVALVVLGSVLSRIFGDVGGGLGGDRLGLNAPTTAQDDDTATAGETVKPVSATVFSPEGEADAPALARLAIDGDDSTVWPIDTYTDPVPFPNFKNGVGLMLQLPRPTTVGEVTIELNSTGTEVEIRSASTPTPSSLADTTVLKSATPVKPGSNTITVDAASPTSNLLVWVSKLGQVNGKSRSDIAEITVKAAD
- a CDS encoding N-acetylmuramoyl-L-alanine amidase, coding for MSSLRRGDREAAVAEIRAALAALGMIENPDDEITTGKHVAADMFDDDLDHAVRAFQQHRGLLVDGIVGEATYRALKEASYRLGARTLNHQFGAPMYGDDVATLQARLQDLGFYTGLVDGYFGLSTHNALMSYQREYGLYPDGICGPETLRSLYFLGSRVTGGSPHAIREEELVRQSGPRLSGKRIIIDPGRGGADHGLIIDGPNGPISEADILWDLASRLEGRMTAIGMETFLSRPPNASPSDAERAATANTVGADLMISLRCATQPTPAANGVASFHFGNSHGSVSTIGRNLADFIQREVVARTGLRDCRTHGRTWDLLRLTRMPTVQVDVGYVTNPRDRDMLVSTQTRDSIAEGILAAVKRLYLLGKNDRPTGTFTFAELLAHELSVEKAGRVGRS
- the rsmG gene encoding 16S rRNA (guanine(527)-N(7))-methyltransferase RsmG, translating into MFHVKHDEVSPAPPAAEALFGGRLDRARRYVELLADAGVERGLIGPREVDRLWERHLLNSAAVGELLEQGSEVADIGSGAGLPGIPLALARPDLRLTLIEPLLRRSEFLREVIEELAVEVTVVRGRAEEPAVRRQVGKQDAVVSRAVASLDKLTKWSMPLLRVDGLMLAVKGERAEEEVREHRRVMTTLGAADVRVMKCGADFLDPPATVVVARRRAPDPQPPQRSTTGRRRP
- the trxB gene encoding thioredoxin-disulfide reductase, encoding MTSTSTVHDVIVIGSGPAGYTAAIYAARAQLSPLVFEGTQFGGALMTTTEVENYPGFKDGITGPELMDQMREQALRFGADLRMEDVEAVSLDGPIKTVTVGDETHRARAVILAMGAAARHLGVPGEEALIGMGVSTCATCDGFFFRDEDIIVVGGGDSAMEEATFLTRFARSVTIVHRRDEFRASRIMLERARANDKITFVTNTEVVEIEGSPKVSGVRLRNKLTGEESKLAVTGVFVAIGHDPRSELVRGQIHLDEDGYVLTQGRTTHTSLEGVFAAGDLVDRVYRQAITAAGSGCAAAIDAERWLAEIGSAPADEETSTPA
- a CDS encoding ParB/RepB/Spo0J family partition protein; protein product: MTQSPSRKRSGLGRGLASLIPTGPGDGDGSSYGPRMGDAAADVVIGGSADGNGASAATDVGAVYREIDPGAIEPNPRQPRQVFDEEALSELVHSIREFGLMQPIVVRTLPVAPGERQRYQLVMGERRWRAVQQAGLDTIPAIVRETADDGMLRDALLENIHRVQLNPLEEAAAYQQLLDEFGVTHDELAARIGRSRPLITNMIRLLRLPIAVQRRVAAGVLSAGHARALLSLEGGPEKQEELAARIVAEGLSVRATEEAVTLANRAEGAAPSPQRRKPIHMPGLQDVAERLSTAFDTRVTVSLGKRKGKIVVEFGSVDDLQRIVELMTAAER
- a CDS encoding ParA family protein; the encoded protein is MTAVPERGGPAPGGADAGGGTGHVSRETWDPSAPPAEDWKDSTAVDTPIGAEAERAVRLLHAAAKGGLPRPARQRVFTIANQKGGVGKTTTAVNLAAALALQGLNTLVIDLDPQGNASTALGIEHRPGTPSSYEVLIGEIPLQEALQRSPHSERLYCVPATIDLAGAEIELVSMVAREGRLRTALAGLKDYNFDYVFIDCPPSLGLLTINALVAAPEVLIPIQCEYYALEGVGQLLRNIEMVKAHLNPQLEVTTVVLTMYDGRTKLADQVAADVRSHFGDKVLRTVIPRSVKVSEAPGYGMTILDYDPGSRGAMSYLDASREIAERGQPGQDR